A stretch of Oryza brachyantha chromosome 4, ObraRS2, whole genome shotgun sequence DNA encodes these proteins:
- the LOC102703031 gene encoding ATP-dependent 6-phosphofructokinase 2, with amino-acid sequence MDPTFAPNGGAGAVDATSPSSTTVTLPALTLREVPRLPAAPSAAADNGIPNPISHHPYFHPPATFYISPGDVSLRHAFFDLASATPAPLVAYRRAGPRGELAVDPARARAALVTCGGLCPGLNTVLRELVVGLQELYGVRDVFGVAAGYRGFYGPDADHVRLDPAAVDDWHKKGGTVLKTTRGGFDLNKIVDGIVARGYTQVYAIGGDGTMRGAVAIFKEFKRRGLNISITGIPKTVDNDIGIIDRSFGFQTAVEIAQQAINAAHVEAVSAMNGIGLVKLMGRSTGHIALHATLSSRDVDCCLIPEVDFYLEGKGGLFEFLYERIKKKGHAVVVVAEGAGQELIPRTDDQKREQDESGNTVFLDVGPWLKSELGKWWKREHPSELFTVKYIDPTYMIRAVPANATDNLYCTLLAHSAIHGIMAGYTGFVPGPINGNYSYIPLEDVAVAKNPVDVNDHKWAWVRSVTNQPDFLEPKY; translated from the exons ATGGACCCCACCTTCGCCCccaacggcggcgccggcgccgtcgacgccaCCTCCCCGTCCAGCACCACCGTGACCCTCCCGGCGCTCACCCTCCGCGAGGTTCCTCGCCTCCCGGCGGcgccctcggcggcggcggacaacGGGATCCCCAACCCCATCTCCCACCACCCGTACTTCCACCCGCCCGCCACCTTCTACATCTCCCCCGGGGACGTCTCCCTCCGCCACGCCTTCTTCGACCTCGCCTccgccacgccggcgccgctcgtcgcctaCCGCCGCGCGGGCCCCCGCGGGGAGCTCGCCGTCGaccccgcccgcgcgcgcgccgcgctcgtcaCCTGCGGGGGGCTGTGCCCGGGCCTCAACACGGTCCTGAGGGAACTCGTCGTCGGCCTCCAGGAGCTCTACGGCGTCCGCGACGTCTTCGGCGTCGCCGCGGGGTACCGCGGGTTCTACGGCCCAGACGCCGATCACGTGCGGCTGGACCCAGCCGCCGTGGACGACTGGCACAAGAAGGGCGGCACCGTGCTCAAGACGACTCGGGGTGGATTTGATCTCAACAAGATCGTTGATGGCATCGTCGCACGCGGGTATACGCAG GTCTATGCAATTGGCGGGGATGGAACAATGAGAGGAGCTGTGGCCATCTTCAAAGAGTTTAAACGTCGAGGTTTGAACATATCCATTACAGGGATCCCAAAAACTGTGGACAATGATATCGGCATCATAGACAGGTCATTTGGGTTCCAAACTGCTGTGGAGATTGCTCAGCAGGCAATCAATGCAGCACATGTTGAGGCCGTGAGTGCCATGAATGGCATTGGACTCGTCAAACTTATGGGCAGGAGCACAGGGCACATTGCTCTTCATGCCACCCTGAGCAGCCGTGATGTTGACTGCTGTTTGATTCCTGAGGTTGATTTCTACCTTGAAGGCAAGGGAGGCCTGTTTGAGTTCCTGTATGAAAGGATAAAGAAGAAGGGACATGCTGTTGTTGTGGTTGCTGAAGGTGCTGGTCAGGAATTGATTCCAAGGACTGATGATCAAAAGCGAGAGCAGGATGAATCTGGTAACACTGTGTTCCTTGATGTGGGTCCCTGGTTAAAATCTGAGCTGGGTAAATGGTGGAAGAGAGAGCACCCTAGCGAGTTGTTCACTGTGAAATATATCGATCCCACCTACATGATTCGAGCGGTTCCAGCAAATGCTACTGATAATCTATACTGTACATTATTGGCACATTCTGCAATCCATGGGATCATGGCTGGGTACACTGGCTTCGTGCCTGGCCCGATAAATGGGAACTACAGCTACATACCTCTGGAAGATGTTGCTGTGGCGAAGAACCCAGTGGATGTGAATGATCATAAATGGGCATGGGTTAGATCAGTCACAAACCAACCAGATTTCCTGGAGCCCAAATACTAA
- the LOC102717238 gene encoding cytochrome P450 724B1, protein MMVGGELVLAAVVILLALLLTLVLSHFLPLLLNPKAPKGSFGWPLLGETLRFLKPHASNTLGSFLEDHCSRYGKVFKSHLFCTPTIVSCDQELNHFILQNEERLFQCSYPRPIHGILGKSSMLVVLGEDHKRLRNLALALVTSTKLKPSYLGDIEKIALHIVGSWHGKSKDKGRVNVIAFCEEARKFAFSVIVKQVLGLSPEEPVTAKILEDFLAFMKGLISFPLYIPGTPYAKAVQARERISRTVKGIIQERRNAGSSNKGDFLDVLLSSNELSDEEKVSFVLDSLLGGYETTSLLISMVVYFLGQSVQDLELVKREHEGIKSKKEKGEFLSSEDYKKMEYTQHVINEALRCGNIVKFVHRKALKDVRYKEYLIPSGWKVLPVFSAVHLNPLLHGNAQQFQPCRWEGASQGTSKKFTPFGGGPRLCPGSELAKVEAAFFLHHLVLNYRWRIDGDDIPMAYPYVEFQRGLPIEIEPLCSES, encoded by the exons ATGATGGTGGGAGGAGAGCTTGTGCTGGCTGCTGTGGTGATCCTGCTTGCCTTGCTCCTGACCCTGGTGCTGAGCCACTTCCTGCCTTTGCTCCTGAATCCCAAGGCTCCCAAGGGCAGCTTTGGGTGGCCTCTCCTCGGTGAGACGCTGAGGTTTCTCAAACCTCATGCTAGCAACACCCTGGGCAGCTTCCTGGAGGATCACTGCTCCAG GTATGGGAAGGTGTTCAAGTCCCATCTGTTCTGCACCCCCACCATAGTGTCCTGTGACCAGGAGCTGAACCACTTCATCCTTCAGAATGAGGAGAGGCTGTTTCAGTGCAGCTACCCCAGGCCAATTCATGGCATTCTGGGCAAGTCCTCCATGTTAGTGGTCCTAGGGGAGGACCACAAAAGGCTCAGGAACCTTGCTCTAGCACTGGTCACCTCCACAAAGCTCAAGCCCAGCTACCTTGGTGACATTGAGAAGATTGCACTGCATATAGTTGGGTCATGGCATGGCAAGAGCAAGGACAAGGGGAGGGTCAATGTCATCGCCTTCTGCGAGGAGGCAAGAAAG TTCGCATTCAGTGTAATAGTGAAGCAGGTCCTGGGGCTGTCACCAGAGGAGCCGGTCACTGCCAAGATACTTGAGGATTTTCTCGCCTTCATGAAGGGTCTCATCTCTTTCCCTCTCTACATCCCAGGGACACCCTATGCCAAAGCTGTGCAG GCCAGAGAGAGGATATCAAGAACTGTGAAGGGTATTATTCAGGAGAGGAGGAATGCTGGATCAAGCAACAAGGGCGATTTCCTTGATGTTCTGCTTTCAAGCAATGAGCTCTCTGATGAGGAGAAAGTGAGCTTTGTGCTGGATTCCTTACTAGGAGGATATGAGACCACCTCACTCTTGATCTCCATGGTTGTCTATTTCCTTGGGCAGTCAGTTCAAGATCTGGAACTAGTGAAG AGGGAGCATGAAGGCATAAAATCGAAGAAAGAGAAGGGGGAGTTCTTGAGCTCTGAGGACTATAAGAAGATGGAATATACCCAACAT GTTATCAATGAGGCACTGAGATGTGGCAACATTGTCAAGTTTGTCCATAGGAAGGCTCTCAAAGATGTCAGATACAAAG AGTATCTGATTCCTTCTGGTTGGAAGGTCCTACCTGTTTTCAGTGCTGTTCATTTGAACCCCTTACTTCATGGAAATGCCCAACAATTTCAGCCCTGCAGGTGGGAG GGTGCAAGCCAAGGGACAAGCAAGAAGTTTACGCCGTTCGGCGGTGGCCCCCGGCTTTGCCCTGGATCAGAGCTTGCCAAAGTAGAGGCTGCTTTCTTCCTCCATCACCTTGTGCTcaattatag ATGGAGAATTGATGGCGATGACATTCCGATGGCATACCCGTACGTGGAGTTCCAGAGAGGTCTGCCCATAGAAATCGAGCCACTTTGCTCTGAATCATGA